The Candidatus Methylacidiphilales bacterium genome has a window encoding:
- a CDS encoding GNAT family N-acetyltransferase, whose product MKKSITVNTHEAYFNTLQEAAPYVRNHNAALFVIHIPIDCCHDTVLESIVKEIKIIHRFGSRLLVVHGSSFDAVAHVPKKNIERYQRESRDVRYRIEKYLGDEYSVINGTATVSCKPVGVVEGIEHRYQGTILIRSPDLLKQSARKSVLLYSPIASYQSNQLVLNSYQVAVDFATALSAKKLILYSSKRSLFSAQLSSQVTVHEISSWLKVRIKNYKNLSSIIEQAIYGNVKRVHLVNGLRSNGLLTELYTKSGSGVLIRKGAHHSIRRATKQDISSIKWLLMNPNTKNYFLKRTDAYLEKNYNRFLVAISEGALVGTCEIILFRTSHMAELGAVCVQQEFANKGIVKMLINRAENELVALGYHTVFVLTTKAEDFFTRLGYRRTGFESLPLVRQKKYDRKRNSIILIKKFE is encoded by the coding sequence TTGAAAAAATCTATCACTGTTAACACCCATGAAGCGTACTTCAATACTTTACAAGAAGCCGCGCCGTATGTTCGAAATCATAATGCCGCGCTATTTGTCATACATATTCCTATAGATTGTTGTCACGATACAGTCCTGGAATCAATTGTTAAAGAAATAAAGATAATCCATAGATTTGGCTCTCGTTTGTTAGTGGTGCATGGTTCAAGTTTTGACGCAGTAGCACATGTTCCAAAAAAAAATATTGAGCGTTATCAAAGGGAATCTCGCGATGTTCGTTATAGAATAGAGAAGTATTTGGGTGATGAGTACAGTGTGATAAACGGGACCGCCACCGTTTCATGTAAACCTGTCGGTGTTGTGGAAGGGATAGAGCATCGCTATCAAGGGACAATTCTAATCCGCAGTCCAGATCTTCTCAAACAATCAGCTAGAAAGTCAGTTTTACTTTACTCACCCATTGCTTCATATCAATCAAATCAATTGGTACTAAACTCCTATCAAGTAGCAGTTGATTTTGCTACAGCGTTATCTGCAAAAAAATTAATACTCTATTCTTCAAAACGATCATTGTTTTCAGCGCAACTATCTTCTCAGGTGACGGTTCATGAAATATCTTCCTGGTTGAAAGTAAGAATAAAAAATTATAAAAATCTTTCCAGTATTATTGAACAAGCGATTTATGGTAATGTTAAGCGCGTGCATCTGGTTAATGGTTTGCGATCCAATGGGCTTTTAACTGAACTTTACACTAAGTCAGGTAGTGGCGTGTTGATTAGGAAGGGTGCGCATCATTCAATTAGAAGAGCCACTAAACAAGATATTTCAAGTATTAAATGGTTGCTTATGAATCCAAATACTAAAAATTATTTTTTAAAAAGAACAGATGCGTACCTAGAAAAAAATTATAACCGTTTTCTAGTTGCCATAAGTGAGGGAGCCTTAGTCGGGACTTGTGAGATAATTTTGTTTCGCACTTCACATATGGCTGAACTTGGCGCGGTTTGTGTTCAACAAGAGTTCGCAAATAAAGGAATTGTGAAAATGCTTATTAATAGAGCTGAAAATGAATTGGTGGCACTAGGATATCATACAGTTTTTGTTCTCACCACTAAGGCTGAAGATTTTTTTACTCGACTTGGCTATCGTCGTACTGGTTTTGAATCACTCCCTCTAGTTCGTCAAAAAAAATATGACCGTAAAAGGAACTCAATAATACTGATTAAAAAATTTGAATAA
- the ilvD gene encoding dihydroxy-acid dehydratase has translation MTTFLRKYSSRLLDGPTRSQSRAMLRPTGFSDEDFKKPIVGVASLASNVTPCNMHLDELSKLCVASLQANNCKPVLFHTITMSDGISMGNEGMKYSLISREVIADSIETVTDGLAYDGLVTIGSCDKNMPGCLIAQFRLQRPSIFIYGGTIMPGIYNNKPIDIVSVFESVGAFSNKKISEVDFLEIEKRAIPGPGACGGMYTANTMACAIEAMGLSPWGSSSRTAISKEKKIECDEIGSVLYNALEMGITPKSIINKKSFENAITTVIALGGSTNAVLHLLAMSHSAKISLNLDDFKRIGAKVPVLCNLRPSGEFPMSEFIKIGGLGPLLKRLALANLINTSCKTIYGTTLGDYLNKVQEYPENQRIVSDISNPIKKDSHIVILKGNLAPDGAVAKITGKEGLTFTGIAKVFNSEELALKAILNGSIKAGMVIVIRYEGPKGGPGMREMLAPTSAVMGAGLGKDVALITDGRFSGGTHGFVVGHISPEAFDGGPLALVKNGDTITIDSNSNELILKVSPAELKKRKKKLKHPLFKKIHGVMAKYRASVTSASLGAVTDLNC, from the coding sequence ATGACTACTTTTTTAAGGAAATACTCCTCGCGGCTACTTGATGGCCCGACTCGATCTCAAAGTAGAGCGATGCTACGACCAACTGGATTTTCAGATGAAGATTTTAAAAAACCTATTGTCGGTGTTGCCTCACTCGCTAGTAATGTTACTCCTTGCAATATGCATCTTGACGAGTTAAGTAAACTTTGTGTTGCATCATTACAAGCAAATAATTGCAAGCCAGTGCTTTTTCACACTATAACCATGTCGGATGGAATTTCAATGGGAAATGAAGGTATGAAATATTCACTCATTTCACGAGAAGTTATTGCAGATTCAATAGAAACTGTAACTGACGGATTGGCGTATGACGGATTGGTTACCATTGGATCATGTGATAAAAATATGCCTGGATGCCTGATTGCTCAATTTAGGTTACAACGACCATCAATTTTTATTTATGGCGGAACTATTATGCCTGGCATCTATAATAATAAACCCATTGATATAGTGTCAGTATTTGAATCAGTTGGTGCGTTTAGCAATAAAAAAATTAGTGAAGTTGATTTTTTAGAGATTGAAAAACGAGCCATACCAGGTCCTGGAGCCTGTGGTGGTATGTATACTGCAAATACCATGGCATGCGCAATTGAAGCTATGGGCCTATCACCTTGGGGCTCGTCATCACGAACAGCGATATCTAAAGAAAAAAAAATAGAATGCGATGAAATAGGTAGTGTTTTGTATAACGCCCTTGAGATGGGAATTACCCCAAAGAGCATAATTAATAAAAAATCTTTTGAGAACGCAATCACAACGGTGATAGCTTTAGGAGGGTCAACTAACGCTGTTCTTCATTTATTAGCTATGTCACATTCAGCAAAAATTTCTCTAAATCTAGATGATTTTAAAAGGATAGGCGCAAAAGTACCAGTCTTGTGCAATCTCAGACCATCTGGAGAATTTCCAATGAGTGAGTTTATTAAAATCGGCGGATTGGGACCATTGTTAAAGCGCCTAGCATTAGCAAATCTTATTAATACCTCATGCAAGACAATTTATGGCACAACTTTAGGTGATTATTTAAACAAAGTTCAAGAATATCCAGAAAACCAGAGAATTGTAAGCGATATAAGCAATCCAATTAAAAAAGATAGTCATATAGTCATATTAAAGGGAAATCTTGCTCCGGACGGTGCAGTTGCTAAGATTACTGGTAAAGAGGGGTTAACATTTACAGGAATTGCAAAGGTTTTTAATTCCGAAGAATTAGCCTTGAAAGCAATTTTAAATGGATCAATTAAAGCTGGAATGGTAATTGTGATTAGATATGAAGGCCCAAAGGGTGGTCCAGGAATGAGGGAAATGCTAGCTCCAACTTCCGCAGTAATGGGTGCTGGGTTGGGAAAAGATGTTGCCTTAATCACTGATGGACGATTTTCCGGGGGAACTCACGGGTTTGTTGTTGGGCATATTAGCCCAGAAGCATTTGATGGAGGCCCGTTGGCTTTAGTTAAAAACGGTGATACCATTACTATCGATAGTAACTCTAATGAACTTATCCTTAAAGTATCTCCAGCAGAATTGAAAAAAAGAAAAAAGAAACTTAAGCATCCTCTCTTTAAAAAAATTCATGGTGTTATGGCAAAATATCGTGCTAGTGTTACTTCCGCATCATTAGGTGCAGTAACCGATCTCAATTGTTGA
- the ampD gene encoding 1,6-anhydro-N-acetylmuramyl-L-alanine amidase AmpD, translating into MQSRYSISIQGWVSPSTCIPSPNYDSRTQDTIINCIIIHAISLPPKNTETKWVIDFFTNQLDPSKHPYFETMHHLKVSSHFLIDPAGNLFQFVSTNDRAWHAGESALDGDPNCNNYSIGIELIGNDEEPFKPFQYETLTQLAITLRKFYPSITKERIVGHCHVAPNRKTDPGPFFDWAFLNKM; encoded by the coding sequence GTGCAAAGTCGCTATAGTATTTCTATACAGGGATGGGTATCTCCATCAACATGTATTCCATCACCAAATTATGACTCCAGGACACAAGATACCATAATTAACTGCATTATAATTCACGCAATTAGCCTTCCTCCTAAAAATACAGAAACTAAATGGGTAATTGATTTTTTTACTAATCAACTTGACCCAAGTAAGCATCCATATTTTGAAACCATGCATCACTTGAAGGTTTCAAGTCACTTCCTCATTGACCCAGCTGGAAATTTATTTCAATTTGTAAGCACCAATGATCGGGCATGGCATGCTGGGGAATCTGCTTTGGATGGAGATCCAAACTGTAATAATTATTCAATTGGAATAGAATTAATAGGCAATGATGAAGAGCCATTTAAACCGTTTCAATACGAAACTTTGACGCAACTTGCAATCACACTAAGAAAATTTTACCCTTCAATAACCAAGGAACGTATTGTGGGTCATTGTCATGTTGCGCCTAATCGAAAAACTGATCCTGGTCCTTTTTTTGATTGGGCTTTTTTGAATAAAATGTAA
- a CDS encoding epoxyqueuosine reductase QueH: MLTLPDGSKKILLHSCCAPCSGSVLELLVKSNLEVSVFFYNPNIHPKEEYELRKRENITFAQKLGVPFIDGDYNTEQWFSKVTGLENEPERGVRCSVCFDFRFERTAQYAKEHGFKYFTSCLGISRWKDFEQITRIGNWCASRHTDLHYWDFNWRKQGGSSRMIEIAKAEEFYQQEYCGCVYSLRDTNRSRSKQGRERIKRGITFYSKKPNQKKDQDQFFD; this comes from the coding sequence ATGCTTACTTTACCAGACGGTTCAAAAAAAATCCTACTCCATAGTTGTTGTGCTCCTTGTTCGGGCAGCGTGTTAGAGCTATTAGTTAAATCAAACCTAGAAGTCTCTGTATTTTTTTATAACCCCAATATTCATCCAAAAGAAGAGTATGAGTTACGCAAGAGGGAAAATATAACATTTGCGCAAAAACTAGGAGTGCCATTTATAGATGGAGACTATAACACAGAGCAATGGTTTTCAAAAGTAACCGGTCTTGAAAATGAACCAGAACGAGGAGTGCGATGTAGCGTTTGTTTTGATTTTCGGTTTGAACGCACAGCACAGTACGCAAAAGAACACGGGTTTAAGTATTTTACTAGTTGCTTAGGTATTTCTAGGTGGAAAGATTTTGAACAAATTACTCGGATAGGGAATTGGTGTGCTTCGCGCCATACCGACCTTCACTATTGGGATTTTAATTGGCGCAAACAGGGTGGTTCCAGTAGGATGATTGAAATAGCTAAAGCCGAAGAATTTTACCAACAGGAATATTGTGGTTGTGTGTACTCATTACGAGACACTAATCGGTCCAGAAGTAAGCAAGGGAGAGAAAGAATAAAACGCGGTATTACATTTTATTCAAAAAAGCCCAATCAAAAAAAGGACCAGGATCAGTTTTTCGATTAG
- a CDS encoding PaaI family thioesterase encodes MDGMTYVHSIKTGLIEPHPLSKKLNLTINSFTKGNVYCSATITNEFASKRGVLLGGITSMILDMAMGLSLVSCLGDNIGTYTIEMKINFFKTIRVSLNTIQITGTVLHCGKTLGHTEACILDSNQTLYAKALGTFIILPDEKIDGLAGIK; translated from the coding sequence ATGGATGGTATGACTTATGTTCACTCAATCAAGACTGGATTGATAGAGCCCCATCCACTCTCAAAAAAATTAAACCTAACTATAAACTCATTTACCAAAGGAAATGTTTATTGTAGCGCTACAATAACTAATGAATTTGCTAGCAAACGAGGAGTTTTGTTAGGTGGGATAACATCAATGATACTTGATATGGCAATGGGATTATCTCTGGTATCATGTTTAGGTGACAATATTGGAACTTATACTATTGAGATGAAAATAAATTTTTTTAAAACTATAAGAGTTTCTCTAAACACCATCCAAATTACTGGTACCGTTTTGCATTGTGGCAAAACACTTGGACATACTGAAGCTTGTATTTTAGATTCAAACCAAACACTGTATGCAAAAGCACTAGGTACATTTATAATTTTACCAGATGAAAAAATCGATGGGCTTGCGGGAATTAAATAG
- the speB gene encoding agmatinase, translating to MKKQIFRHQRKDLGVSGDQAFRSEELLGKYTESVYAGTVSFLRRKLTRDLKGADIAVTGIPFDSATTGRSGARLGPRAIRIASTTLAELDAFPQSIDPCSLLAIADYGDCYFELEQLHNIVPIAEAHIKSILAQGAMALTLGGDHFITYPCLRAYHAHYPQLALIHFDAHPDTWDDAGGLNHGTMFTRAVNEKLIDPNHSIQIGIRTLVEDDRGIKIVSAEDVGSLGAQAVAEMIIERTAGLPCYLTFDIDALDPAFAPGTGTPVSGGLTSREALSIIRKLAPLSIVGMDIVEVAPAYDHAEITALAAAHIAYDVICLIAQNKASRSG from the coding sequence ATGAAAAAACAAATTTTTAGGCATCAAAGAAAAGACCTTGGAGTTTCTGGTGACCAAGCATTTAGGAGTGAAGAATTACTTGGTAAGTATACCGAGTCTGTTTATGCAGGAACAGTTAGTTTTTTACGCAGGAAATTAACTCGTGATCTTAAAGGTGCTGATATTGCTGTAACTGGAATACCTTTTGATAGTGCCACAACTGGTAGGTCAGGTGCAAGGCTTGGGCCTCGAGCAATACGAATTGCCTCAACCACATTAGCTGAATTAGATGCATTTCCACAGTCAATAGACCCTTGTTCACTCCTAGCAATAGCAGATTACGGTGATTGTTATTTCGAGTTAGAACAATTGCACAATATTGTTCCTATTGCAGAAGCACATATAAAATCAATTCTAGCACAAGGTGCAATGGCTTTGACTCTTGGTGGTGATCATTTTATTACCTACCCTTGTTTGCGTGCATATCATGCGCATTACCCTCAATTAGCATTAATTCACTTTGACGCTCATCCTGATACTTGGGATGACGCAGGTGGCCTCAACCATGGCACCATGTTTACTCGCGCTGTTAATGAAAAGTTAATTGACCCGAATCACTCTATTCAAATTGGGATTAGGACTTTAGTTGAGGATGATAGAGGGATAAAAATTGTTAGCGCAGAAGATGTTGGTTCACTAGGTGCACAGGCAGTCGCGGAAATGATTATAGAGCGAACAGCAGGCTTACCCTGTTATTTGACATTTGATATTGATGCATTAGATCCAGCTTTTGCACCTGGCACAGGAACTCCAGTGAGCGGTGGATTAACTTCTAGAGAGGCGCTAAGTATAATCAGAAAACTTGCACCACTTTCCATTGTTGGAATGGACATAGTAGAAGTTGCTCCAGCATACGATCATGCTGAAATTACGGCATTAGCTGCCGCACATATTGCCTATGATGTTATTTGTTTAATTGCACAGAATAAGGCATCTCGTTCAGGTTAA
- a CDS encoding YbgC/FadM family acyl-CoA thioesterase, which produces MQNQFFHTCRVYYGDTDCGGVVYYANYLRFIEYARIEFFLFHNIPLEVLEKTYNVVAVIKKIDAQYLYPARLGNLLKVGCCPISYRRATIVMQQDVYLIQPTENEDRKIFTCQVELTCVDTIKFKPIVIPEILKPILIACGAREEIR; this is translated from the coding sequence ATGCAAAATCAATTTTTTCATACCTGTAGAGTCTATTATGGTGACACAGATTGTGGCGGGGTGGTTTATTATGCAAATTACTTAAGATTTATTGAGTATGCGCGAATTGAGTTTTTTCTTTTTCACAATATCCCTCTTGAAGTATTAGAGAAAACTTACAATGTCGTTGCTGTAATTAAGAAGATTGACGCACAATATTTATATCCAGCTCGACTTGGAAATCTACTAAAAGTAGGATGTTGCCCAATTTCATACCGAAGAGCAACTATAGTGATGCAACAAGATGTGTATTTAATTCAACCAACAGAAAATGAAGATAGAAAAATATTTACCTGCCAAGTTGAGCTAACTTGTGTCGATACTATAAAATTTAAACCAATCGTAATCCCAGAAATTTTAAAACCTATTTTAATCGCTTGTGGTGCGCGAGAAGAAATCCGTTAA
- the ruvB gene encoding Holliday junction branch migration DNA helicase RuvB, which yields MIDSKIVDTANDPADLSLRPLTLQEYVGQSEMKQQMSIFIKAALLRNSSLDHLLIFGPPGLGKTTLATIVARELNSTIRHTSGPVIEKAADLASLLTNLKPHDVLFIDEIHRLSSHVEEVLYPAMEDFQLDLMIGEGPSARSIKLDLPRFTLIGATTRAGLLSSPLRDRFGIVQRLDYYEEKDIQKIIHRSSNILNISISPEASQRIASCSRGTPRIANRLLRRVHDVTLVRGETSVSLAITEETLHMLHVDTHGLDELDQRFLKTIANIYRGGPVGLETIATTLGEDSGTIENIVEPFLLKRELIVRGPRGRSITPAGYSVIGMQNPNPTTPLL from the coding sequence ATGATAGACTCTAAAATTGTTGATACCGCAAACGATCCAGCGGATTTATCATTACGGCCACTTACCTTACAGGAGTATGTCGGACAGTCAGAAATGAAACAACAGATGTCTATTTTTATTAAAGCAGCCTTACTTAGAAACTCCTCGCTAGATCATTTGCTTATTTTTGGCCCTCCTGGTTTGGGAAAAACTACACTTGCTACCATTGTGGCTAGAGAACTTAATTCAACGATTAGACACACTTCTGGCCCAGTCATAGAAAAAGCCGCAGATCTTGCGTCATTATTAACAAACCTAAAACCACATGATGTTCTCTTCATTGATGAAATACACCGATTATCTTCGCATGTTGAAGAAGTGCTCTATCCAGCTATGGAAGACTTTCAATTGGATTTAATGATAGGCGAGGGACCTTCGGCTCGCTCGATCAAATTAGATCTTCCTCGATTTACTTTGATTGGAGCCACTACTCGTGCGGGTTTGCTATCTTCACCCCTACGGGATCGTTTTGGTATTGTGCAAAGGTTAGATTATTATGAGGAAAAAGATATTCAAAAAATAATACATCGTTCAAGTAATATTTTAAATATTTCTATATCACCTGAAGCCTCGCAGCGAATTGCTAGTTGCTCAAGAGGAACACCAAGAATTGCCAATAGATTGCTCCGAAGGGTGCATGATGTAACACTTGTTCGTGGGGAAACTTCTGTCTCACTTGCGATAACAGAAGAAACCTTACACATGCTCCATGTTGACACCCACGGATTAGATGAGTTAGATCAAAGATTTTTAAAAACAATTGCAAACATCTACCGTGGCGGACCGGTTGGTCTTGAAACTATTGCGACAACGTTAGGAGAGGATAGCGGTACCATTGAAAATATTGTCGAACCATTTTTACTTAAACGAGAACTCATCGTAAGAGGTCCTCGTGGAAGAAGTATAACTCCAGCAGGGTATAGTGTCATTGGGATGCAAAATCCAAACCCCACCACTCCCTTACTGTAA
- the ruvA gene encoding Holliday junction branch migration protein RuvA, with translation MLSKIQGVLVEAGDLISINVHGLTLDLFVSRYTKSQLPQFGSTVSLFTHLVIRENEWLLFGFYLAVERSLFRQLISVSGVGPKLALAILSGYEVPVLATHIEKKNILALSSISGIGKKVAERIALELHGKLFAISQEQVDVQGENAHDAIRALVGLGIRLSEATKKIKSIPNYQQLSLEELIREGLQK, from the coding sequence ATGCTAAGTAAAATCCAAGGAGTATTAGTTGAGGCTGGTGATTTGATATCAATAAATGTTCATGGGCTTACTTTAGATCTTTTTGTCTCGCGATACACTAAATCTCAATTACCCCAGTTCGGTAGTACGGTATCTCTTTTTACTCATTTAGTAATCAGAGAGAATGAATGGTTGTTGTTTGGTTTTTATTTAGCTGTGGAACGAAGTTTATTTCGTCAACTAATTTCAGTCTCTGGAGTTGGCCCAAAATTAGCTCTTGCCATCCTCTCTGGGTATGAGGTTCCAGTTCTCGCGACACATATCGAGAAAAAAAATATTCTTGCTCTCTCGAGCATTTCAGGAATAGGTAAAAAAGTCGCCGAACGAATTGCTTTGGAGCTCCATGGTAAACTTTTTGCTATTTCGCAGGAGCAAGTTGATGTACAAGGTGAGAACGCGCATGATGCGATTAGAGCTTTAGTAGGACTTGGAATTCGTTTATCTGAAGCAACAAAAAAAATTAAATCAATTCCTAATTATCAACAGTTAAGTTTAGAGGAGTTAATACGAGAGGGACTGCAGAAATGA
- the ruvC gene encoding crossover junction endodeoxyribonuclease RuvC gives MPDPLNRIIGIDPGLKKTGYGVMDSDGVSTKHIASGVICPDASKPLGARLLFLSEQLAEIFQLYNPKHIAVEDVFMSINAKSSLMLGYARGICMCEAYKASPLTFTYSAKEVKLSVVGNGSADKNQVQYMVGIILNIRNKMEVDASDALAVGICHAHSYRAIACDSYAK, from the coding sequence ATGCCAGATCCTCTTAATAGAATAATTGGAATAGATCCAGGATTAAAGAAAACTGGATATGGAGTGATGGATAGTGATGGTGTGTCGACCAAGCATATTGCTTCAGGGGTAATATGCCCAGATGCTTCAAAACCATTGGGAGCAAGATTGTTATTCCTATCAGAACAACTTGCAGAAATATTTCAATTGTATAATCCAAAACATATTGCAGTAGAAGATGTGTTCATGAGTATAAATGCTAAATCATCTTTAATGCTTGGCTACGCAAGAGGGATATGCATGTGTGAGGCGTACAAAGCCAGCCCGCTTACTTTTACTTACAGCGCAAAAGAAGTTAAGTTATCTGTGGTAGGTAATGGTAGTGCTGATAAGAACCAAGTGCAATATATGGTCGGCATAATATTAAATATACGAAATAAGATGGAAGTTGACGCAAGTGATGCACTTGCAGTGGGTATTTGCCACGCACACTCGTATCGCGCCATAGCGTGTGATAGCTATGCTAAGTAA
- a CDS encoding YebC/PmpR family DNA-binding transcriptional regulator: protein MAGHSKWANIQHRKGAQDAKRAKIFTKLIREITSATRVGGKDQETNPRLRLAIHKALDANMTRDAIDRAVKRGTGEIAGSDFSEAVYEGYGPGGAAIMVDCLTDNKIRTVSDVRAVFTKHNGNLGVSGSVSYLFKKIGVIRFVDVTLETQLFDVAIEAGADDIIVIPECGVEVVTRPDTFELVVAKLREKGFSSDAELIEMQPITTVAIDAECQLQLDKMLEKLDSLDDVQEVYTNARSS from the coding sequence ATGGCTGGTCATTCTAAATGGGCAAATATTCAGCATCGCAAAGGCGCTCAAGACGCAAAACGTGCAAAAATCTTTACAAAGCTAATTAGAGAAATTACTTCTGCAACTAGAGTAGGCGGTAAAGATCAAGAAACTAATCCCCGTCTTCGTCTCGCTATTCATAAAGCACTTGACGCAAATATGACAAGAGATGCTATAGATCGTGCGGTTAAGCGAGGGACGGGTGAAATTGCAGGGTCGGACTTTAGTGAAGCGGTCTATGAAGGTTATGGGCCCGGTGGGGCCGCTATAATGGTAGATTGTTTAACTGATAATAAAATAAGAACTGTTTCTGATGTGCGAGCGGTGTTTACTAAGCACAATGGAAATCTTGGTGTGAGTGGTTCTGTTTCGTACTTATTTAAGAAAATCGGGGTTATTCGTTTTGTCGATGTGACACTTGAAACACAATTATTTGATGTGGCTATTGAGGCAGGTGCGGATGACATAATTGTTATACCTGAGTGCGGAGTTGAAGTGGTAACTCGCCCTGATACATTCGAATTGGTAGTTGCTAAGCTTCGCGAAAAGGGATTTAGTAGTGATGCCGAATTAATTGAGATGCAACCGATTACGACTGTTGCGATTGATGCCGAATGCCAGTTGCAACTTGACAAGATGTTAGAAAAATTAGATTCGCTTGATGATGTACAAGAGGTTTATACCAATGCCAGATCCTCTTAA